AAAGCGTTCACTCTTTTGTATGAGATGTATGCCAAAAGTCTCTACGGCATCATTTATAATCTGATAAAAGACCGTGAAGAGGCAGAAGATGTCCTTCAGGAAACCTTTGTGAAGATCTGGAAAAATATGGACAGCTACAATGAAAGCAAAGGGCGTTTTTTTACCTGGATTCTCAACATAGCCCGTAATACCGCTATCGACAAATTACGTTCTAAAAACTTTAACAATAATCAGAAAAACTTATCTTCTGACAATTTCGTACATATACTCGATGACAGTTCGAAAACAAATAACAAAATTGATACTATTGGAATTCAGGAGTTTGTCAAAAAACTAAAGCCGAAATGCATCCAGCTGATTGATTTGCTGTTTTTTAAAGGCTACACCCAGCAGGAAGCATCCGAAGAACTGGAAATACCTTTGGGTACGGTTAAAACGCAGAACAGAAATTGTATTAATGAATTAAGAAACTTACTTGGAGTATAATGAACACGAGAGAATATATAGCGTCTGGAACCCTTGAATTGTACGTTTTCGGAAAATTATCCGAAGAAGAAAACCGTAATGTTCAGGAAATGGCAAATGAATTTCCGGAAGTAAAACAGGAAATTGAAAGTATCGAACAAGCCGTAATCAATTTATCGTATAGTGTTGCCCCTAATTTGTCGTTGGACAACTTCAATACCATCAGGGAACAGCTTTTAGAAAGAGAAGCCACTGTTGTGACCATGAAACCAAAATCGGCCTGGACACAATATCTGGGCTGGGCTGCTTCCATCGTATTACTGTTAGGAGCCGGATTTTTATACTTTGAAATGAATCAAAGGGATATTTTACTGAAAGACAGCAAAAAGGAGAATCAGTCGTTACAGAAATCAGTAGTTACCCTGGAAGAAAAGAATAAAGCTACCGAAACCGTTTTAAACCTTATCCAGGACGATAAAAACACCGTAGTGGCACTTGCCGGTCAAACAGTAGTACCGGAAGCCAAAGCAAAAGTGTACTGGAACAAAGAAAATCAGGCCGTATATGTAGATGCTGCCGGTTTACCGGAACCGCCTAAAGGAATGGTTTACCAGGTTTGGGCATTAAAACTGAATCCTTTAACGCCAACCAGCATCGGATTATTAGAGCAAACCGGAATTGTAGGGAACTCAAAAATATACAAAGTTGACAATGCAGCCGAAGCCGAAGCTTTTGGTATCACGTTAGAACCAGCCGGCGGTAGTGCTTCGCCAACATTAGAACAATTGTACACCTTAGGAAAAGTATAAATGAAAAAGAAACTGGTGGTTCTTTCCGGTGCCGGAATCAGCGCAGAAAGCGGAATTAAAACTTTTCGCGATGCCGACGGTCTATGGGAAGGACACGACATCATGGAAGTGGCGTCCCCTATTGGCTGGGCAAAAAACAAAACACTTGTTTTAGATTTCTACAACAAACGCAGGGCACAGCTTTTAGCGGTGCAGCCCAATACAGCCCACCAGATTCTTGCCGCATTAGAACAGGAATTTGAGGTACACATTATTACTCAAAACGTAGACGACCTTCACGAACGTGCCGGCAGTACAAACGTATTGCATCTTCATGGCGAACTGTTCAAAGTGAGCAGTACCCGGAATCCCGATTACATCCTGGACTGGAAAACCGATTTGAATATCGGTGATACCGATCCGGAAGGCAATCAGCTGCGACCGCATATCGTGTGGTTCGGAGAAGAAGTACCGGCCATCGAAACCGCCGTTCCAATCGTTGAACAGGCCGATTACTTACTGGTTATCGGGACTTCATTACAGGTTTATCCAGCCGCAGGGCTGATGCATTACACCCGGAATACCACTCCCGTTTATTATATCGACCCGAAACCGGCTTCGATCGGCAGCCTCAGTAATCCGCTGAAAGTGATTCCGCTATCCGGTTCCGAAGGGATGAAAGTGCTTCAGGACGAGCTTTTAAGTGCACTCAAAAAGATTTAAAAATGTTTTTCCAGAAGTTTTTGTAAAAGCTTATCTTTGCGGTTATTAGAAAATAACACAACAACAAATGCATTTAACCGAACTTAGTGCTATATCGCCAATAGATGGACGTTATAGAAACAAAACCGTTTCCTTATCTCATTATTTTTCTGAAGAAGCTTTAATCAAATACCGCGTATTGGTAGAAGTGGAATATTTTATTGCACTTTGTGAGTTGCCTTTACCGCAGCTGGCTAACGTGGATAAAAACCTGTTTGGCGACCTGCGTAAAATCTATGAGGATTTTTCTACTGAAGAGGCACTTTGGATTAAAGAAACCGAAAAAACCACCAATCACGATGTAAAAGCTGTAGAATACTTTATAAAAGCAGCTTTTGACAAACTGGGATTGCAGCAATACAAAGAATTCATCCACTTCGGACTGACTTCACAGGATATCAACAACACCGCTATTCCTTTATCGACTAAAGAAGCATTCGAAAAGGTATATGTACCGTCACTGATTAGTGTTGTTTCCCGATTAAAAGAATTAAGCATCGAGTGGAAAGACGTTCCAATGCTGGCACGTACACACGGGCAACCGGCTTCTCCAACCCGTTTGGGCAAAGAAATCGGTGTTTTTGTAGAGCGTCTGGAAGAGCAGATGCGTTTGTTGTTCAACGTTCCTTTTGCGGCTAAATTTGGAGGCGCAACCGGAAACTACAATGCACATGTTGTGGCTTACCCGGCTATCGACTGGCGAAAATTCGGGAATAATTTTGTAGAAGAAGCTCTGGGATTACACCATTCCTTCCCTACTACCCAGATTGAGCATTACGACCACTTTGCAGCATTTTTTGACGCTTTAAAACGTATCAATACGATCCTTATTGATCTGGACAGAGATATCTGGACTTATGTTTCAATGGATTATTTCAAACAAAAAATCAAAGCCGGAGAAATTGGTTCTTCTGCTATGCCACATAAAGTAAACCCGATTGATTTTGAAAACTCGGAAGGAAATTTAGGAATTGCCAATGCTATTTTCGAGCACCTTTCTGCAAAGCTTCCGCTATCAAGATTACAGCGTGATTTAACCGACAGCACCGTTTTGAGAAATGTTGGTGTACCGATCGGGCATACCATCATCGGATTTGAAGCGACCTTAAAAGGATTGAACAAATTGCTTTTAAATGCAGATAAATTCGAAGAAGATTTAGAGAAAAACTGGGCTGTTGTTGCCGAAGCAATACAGACAATCTTAAGACGTGAAGCCTATCCGAATCCTTATGAAGCTTTAAAAGATTTAACGCGAACCAATACCGTGATCAACAAAGAAGCGATTCATAATTTCATCGGTACGCTGAATGTTTCTGATACTATTAAAGCAGAGCTTTTAAAAATCACACCAAGCAATTACCTGGGAATTTAATCCCGGATCCGGTAACTTTTAAAAAGTACTCCAAAATCCCGTCAGCGGAAAATTATTTTCTGCTGACGGGATTTCTGCTTTTATATTATAAATTTATCTTAAAATGACAGTATATTAACTCTGGTTACTTTCATAAATACGCATTATTTTATAACTTACACAAATCGTAAAATCCCTATAAAAAAGCCTATGCTAACAGCCGAAACAGTAACTAATGCCTCACACCATTTATATCCTTTAATCAGTGATTTGGGATTAATCTTAATGACAGCCGGAGTATCGGTTTTATTATTTAAAAAGATCAAACAGCCCCTTGTTTTAGGATATTTAGTTGCAGGTTTTTTAGCCGGAAATAACTTTGACTTCTTCCCTTCCATAACCGACATCAAAAGCGTTGAAGTCTGGGCAGAAATCGGGGTAATCTTCCTGCTGTTCAGTCTTGGTCTTGAATTTAGCTTTAAAAAACTGATGAAAGTGGGCGGCACCGCCTCGATAACCGCCATAGTCCAGATCATCTCGATGATTTTTGTGGGTTACCTGTCCGGACAATGGATGGGCTGGTCCCAAATGGACAGTATCTTTTTGGGAGCTATATTATCCATGTCATCCACCACCATTATCCTCAGGGCTTTTGACGAACTGAATGTCAAAGGAAAAAAATATGCCGGAATTGTATTTGGTGCTTTAATTGTAGAAGATATCGTTGCCATCTTGCTGATGGTTCTATTATCGACCATTGCGGTAAGCCAGCAATTTTCCGGAGGAGAATTGTTTGAGTCCGTTTTAAAGCTCTTATTCTTCTTAATCTTATGGTTTGTAGGCGGAATCTTCTTCATTCCTACTTTATTAAAAAAAGCAAAGAATTTACTAAACGAAGAAACCCTGTTAATCATCTCGTTAGCCTTGTGTTTAATGATGGTTATTTTAGCAACAAATGCCGGATTTTCTCCTGCCTTGGGCGCTTTTATCATGGGTTCCATCATTGCCGAAACCACTCAGGCCGAAAGAATCGAACACCTGATCAAACCGGTAAAAGACCTGTTTGGTGCCGTGTTCTTCGTATCGGTAGGAATGTTAATCAATCCGGACACACTTGTGGAATATGCCTTACCGGTATTCCTGATAACCTTAATTACAATCTTTGGAAAAACCATCAGTACCGCTGCCGGAGCCTTAATTTCCGGGCAACCGTTGAAACAATCGGTACAGGCCGGTATGAGCTTGGCGCAAATCGGGGAGTTCTCCTTTATTATCGCTACTTTGGGTATGACCTTAAAAGTAACCAGCGATTTCCTTTATCCTATAGTGGTAGCGGTTTCTGCCGTAACCACATTTACCACCCCGTTTATGATTAAAATGTCGCTTCCCGTTTATGAAAAACTGGAAAAGATACTGCCTCAAAAGTGGGTTACAGCCATTGATACGTACAGTACAAACTCCCAGTCGATTAAAGCGACCAGCAACTGGCAGATTGTATTAAAAGCAAAACTGACACAGATTGTTATCAACTCGGTAATTATCATCGCGATTATACTCTTATCGGACAGGTATATTTCGCCGCTGGTAGCCGATTCCAAATTTGGTAATGCCGTTGCCGCGCTGATTACCTTAGTGATCATAGCCCCTTTCCTATGGGCGCTTTCACTGAGAAGAGTTGCCGAAAAAGCAATGGATGAACTGCGTAAAGAACGCAAATACCGGGGTCCGCTAATCATGCTGATCTTAACCCGTATGGGACTTGCCTTGTTTTTTATCGGGTTTTTACTAAACAACTTCTTCTCACCCATAGTAGCCTTTTTAGCCTTAATTATCGCAACGGCATCGTATTTTATTTTCCCTAAAAAGCTGCACGCCCAATATGAAAAAATAGAAAATCACTTCCTTAAGAATTTCAACGACCGGGAAATTGCCAGAGCGCAGAAAACAAGAGACGATTTAACTCCCTGGGATGGTCACATGGCAAATTTTGAAATTGCCAAAGAATCCAACCTTGCCGGTAAGAAATTACAGGACTTGAAAGTACGTGAAAAATTAGGCGTTAATATCGCCTTTATTAAGCGTGGGGAAATCATGATCAATATACCAACCCGGACGGAACGTTTATTCCCCGGAGATGAGATCTGTGTGATCGGAACAGACGATCAGGTGCAGAACTTTAAAGCCTATCTGGACCAGAACGAAATTGAAGTACCGGAAACGGTAGCCGATGCCCAGATTGTTTTACAGCAATATGAACTTAATAACGAAGATTTTATCGGGAAAAGCATCCGCGAATCGCAATTGCGGGAAAAAACCGGTGGTCTGGTTGTGGGTATCGAACGCAACGGCGAACGTATCTTAAATCCGGAATCGCATTTAGTGCTGGAAAAGAATGATATTTTATGGTTAGTGGGCGATAAAAAACTATTATCCTCTTTCTTTAAAAACTAATACATAAAAAAAGACCGTTTCAAAATTGAAACGGTCTTTTTTTATGTCCTGTAAATATTATCTGGAATAGTTAGGAGCTTCTTTTGTAATGGTTACATTATGCGGATGGCTTTCCCCGATTCCGCTGGCTGTAATTCTCACAAATCTTCCGGTTTCCTGCAGCGTTGCAATATCTTTAGCACCACAGTATCCCATACCGGCACGAAGTCCGCCTACAAACTGAAGCATGCTTTCGTTCAACTCTCCTTTGTATGGTACACGTCCAACGATTCCTTCCGGCACTAATTTCTTAACATCGTCTTCCACATCCTGGAAGTAACGGTCTTTAGAACCTTCTTTCATCGCTTCAACCGATCCCATTCCTCTATATGACTTGAATTTTCTTCCTTCAAAAATAATGGTTTCACCCGGTGATTCTTTTGTTCCTGCTAAAAGCGATCCCAGCATTACACAGTCGGCACCGGCAGCAATTGCTTTCGGAATATCACCTGTATAACGGATACCGCCATCGGCAATAACCGGAACACCGGTTCCTTTTAAAGCAGCAGCTACTTCTAAAACCGCCGAAAACTGAGGGAATCCAACACCTGCAACCACACGGGTAGTACAGATAGAACCCGGTCCGATACCTACTTTTACAGCATCGGCACCATTTTGGGCTAAATATAAAGCCGCTTCCGGTGTTGCAATATTACCTACAACAACATCCAGTTCCGGGAATTTTTGTTTTACTAATTTTAAAACATCAACCACTCCTTTTGTATGTCCGTGTGCTGTATCGATAATCACCGCATCCACACCGGCATTAACCAAAGCCGTAGCTCTGTCTACCGCATCTGCCGTAACGCCTAAAGCAGCCGCAACTCTTAATCGCCCGAACTTGTCTTTATTTGCATTAGGTTTTTGCGTTAATTTTGTAATATCTCTGAAAGTAATTAAACCGACTAATTTATTGTCTTTGTTAACTACCGGTAGTTTTTCGATTTTATTGGCCTGTAAAATTTCTTCTGCAGTTGCTAACGTTGTTCCTTCGCCAGCCGTTACCAGATTCTGAGAAGTCATTACCTCAATAATGGAACGGGCATTGTCTTTTTCAAAACGCAAATCACGATTGGTAACAATTCCTTTTAAAATCTGATTGTCATCTACAACCGGAATTCCGCCGATACTGAATTCACGCATTGCCAGTTTAGCATCACCTACAGTCGCATTAAGCGGTAAAGTAACCGGATCGATAATCATTCCTGATTCGGCACGTTTTACTTTACGAACTTCACCAGCCTGCTGCTCAATGGTCATATTTTTATGCAAAACACCAATACCGCCTTCCTGTGCCATAGCAATAGCCATTGCACTTTCGGTAACCGTATCCATCGCTGCGGAAACAACAGGAACGTTTAAAGTGATGTTTTTTGAAAATCTCGTTTTGATACTTACTTCTCTGGGAAGTATTTCTGAATAATTTGGAACTAGTAGAACATCATCGTAGGTTAGACCTTCCCCGATAATTTTAGCTGTGTGTGCTTTCATTTGCAATTTGTAGTTGAATTGCATGCAAATATAACACATTTATCCTTTTTGATAAAATGGTTTTAACGAAATATTAAAAAAACAAGCTGTTTTTCTAAAAAAAATGTATACGCTTAAAAGAATTAATGATAAACGGTGAAAATTTTCAAAGCTTCATTATAAGCACTCTCAAAACTCATCGGACTTAATCCTGTATCTGCTTTTTGAGAAGTGAAATAGGAAAGCATCTTTTCTGTAGGCATGTTTCCGGTTAAATCGTCTTTTGCCATCGGGCAGCCGCCGAATCCCTGGATGGCACCATCAAATCTTCTGCAGCCGGCTTTGTAAGCCGCATCTACTTTTTCAAACCATTTATCGGGAGTGGTATGCAGGTGCGCACCAAATTCGATATGCGGGTATTTTGGGATCAGGTTGGAAAACAAATAAGAAATCACATCCGGTGTGGAAGAACCTACCGTATCCGAAAGCGAAAGGATTTTCACGCCCATATCCGATAATTTCTCCGTCCACTCGCCAACGATTTCCACATTCCACGGATCACCGTAAGGATTGCCGAATCCCATTGATAAATAGGCCACTACTTCCTTATTGGTAGCTTTGGCAATATCCAGGATCTCCTGCAGGGTCACTAACGATTCTGCTATGGTTTTATGGGTATTCCGCATCTGGAAGTTTTCCGATATGGAAAAAGGGAATCCCAGATATTTGATTTCCGGAAATTGGGAGGCATTTACCGCTCCCTGTGTATTTGCTATTATGGCCAGTAATTTACTTTTTGTCTGCGACAAGTCCAGTTTCGCTAAAACTTCGGCAGTATCCTGCATTTGCGGAATTGCCTTAGCCGAAACAAAACTTCCAAAATCGATGGTGTCAAAACCCACACGCAACAGGGATTGTATGTACTGTACCTTCTTTTCTGTAGGAATAAACTCTTTAATGCCCTGCATGGCATCTCGCGGACATTCTATGATTTTAACGTGTTCCATAATGTTTCAAAGATAGTGGAAAGTTGACAATTTTCAAATAAGACCATGCTTCCGGAATGGTTTGCGGCTGCTTTTGTTAAGCATCCGCATCCAAAACAATCACGTTCAGCCGGTTAGCCGCTTTGAATTTTTACAGCACCACAAAGTTTAACATATCAAGGTTTGCCCTTAATCGTTAACCCTTAAATATTTCAATCCAGGATTATTGCTGATTTAGTATTTTTTTGTTTATCGCCTTTATCAGCGCCGGGCCTTCATAGATAAATCCGGTATACAATTGCACCAGACTGGCTCCTGCATTCAGTTTTTCCAGGGCATCTTCGGCAGAATGGATTCCTCCTACTCCGATAATCGGGAAGGCTTTTCCGCTTTTTTCCGAAAGAAAACGAATCACTTCGGTCGCTCGTTGCGTTAACGGCTTACCGGAAAGTCCGCCGGTTTCGGTTTTGTTTTCAGAAACCAGGCCGTCACGCGATATGGTCGTATTGGTCGCGATAACGCCGGCAATCTGTGTTACCTTAACAATATCAATAATATCCAGTAACTGATCGTTTGTTAAATCCGGTGCTATTTTCAGCAAAACAGGCTTCGGTTTTGCTTTCGTCAGGTTTTTGTTCTGCAGTGTCTGCAACAAATTGGTCAGCGGTTCTTTATCCTGCAGCGCTCTCAGATTGGGTGTATTGGGAGAACTCACATTAACCACAAAGTAATCAACATAATCGAATAAGGCATCAAAGCAGATTTCATAATCGCTTGTCGCTTCTTCATTAGGCGTGATCTTATTTTTTCCGATATTCCCGCCTATCAGTACCCCATTGTTTTTTTTCAGTCTTTCAACCGCTTCCAGAACACCGCCATTATTAAATCCCATTCTGTTAATCAGCGCACTGTCGCCCTGCAAACGGAACAATCGTTTTTTCGGATTTCCGTCCTGTGCTTTAGGTGTTAACGTACCGATTTCGATAAAGCCGAATCCTAAACCGGAAAGTTCTTTATACAACCGGGCATCTTTATCAAATCCTGCTGCCAGCCCTACCGGGTTTTTGAATTTTAAGCCGAATACTTCCCGTTCAAGCCGCGGGTCATTTATCCCGTAAAGGGATTTCATTATGGACGGAAAGCCAGGGATTTTATTAGCAAAACGTATTGCCGAAAAGGTAAAATGATGGATCTTTTCCGGATCGAAACAGAAAAGAACAGGTCTGATAATTGATTTGTACATAAGTGTTGTGTTGTTGTGCAAAAATAGAAAATATTTGCGATGCACAAGAAATTAAACGACGGCTTCAAAAACTATGGCTTTCTATTTTATTTTAAAAAGAATGGGACTATATTTGCTAAAAATCGAATTTTATGAATGCCTTACAGTCTATAATTGAGCAAGCATGGGAAAACCGTGCGTTATTACAGGAAGAAAAAAACACCAACGCTATCCGGGAAGTTATCGAATTACTGGATTCCGGAAAACTACGAGTTGCCGAGCCTGTAACGGACGGATGGCAGGTAAACGAGTGGGTAAAAAAAGCTGTAGTAATGTACTTCCCGATCCAGAAAATGGAGACTTTGGAGGCAGGAATATTTGAATATCACGACAAAATGCCTTTAAAAAGAGGGTATGCCGAAAAAGGAATCCGTGTGGTTCCGAATGCCGTAGCCAGACACGGTGCCTATATTTCCAGTGGTGTTATTTTAATGCCGAGTTATGTTAATATCGGTGCTTATGTAGATGAAGGAACGATGGTAGATACCTGGGCAACCGTTGGAAGCTGTGCCCAAATCGGGAAACACGTCCACCTGAGCGGCGGTGTTGGTATTGGCGGTGTATTGGAACCGTTACAGGCAGCTCCGGTAATCATTGAAGACGGTGCTTTTATCGGCTCCAGATGTATTGTTGTAGAAGGCGTTCGCGTGGAAAAAGAAGCGGTATTAGGCGCTAACGTATGCCTGACAGCATCTACCAAAATTATCGATGTTACCGGTGAAACACCCGTAGAAATGAAAGGTGTGGTTCCGGCGCGTTCGGTTGTGATTCCGGGTAGTTATACTAAAAAATTTGCAGCCGGCGAATACCAGGTTCCCTGCGCTTTAATCATCGGAACAAGAAAACCTTCAACAGATTTAAAAACATCATTGAACAACGCCCTTAGAGAGTACGACGTTGCTATATAATGAAATGAATGTTAACCCAAAAATATCGGCGTTAGCCATAATTTTAAATGAAGAAGACAATATTCGGGATTACCTCCACAATATGTCTTTTGCAGATGAAATAATTGTAGTTGACTCCTACAGCAGCGATAAAACCTTAAGCATAATTGCCGAAGATTTTCCGCATGTTAAGGTCGTACAGCGCGAATTCGATGATTTTTCAAGTCAGCGTAATTTTGCTATCGGCTTAGCTTCAAACGACTGGATTACCTTTTTTGATGCCGATGAACGCGTTACCGAAAACGGAATCCGGGAAATTAAATCTATCGTTGCTTCCGGTACGGAAGAAGTTGCCTTTTGGGTAAAAAGAACGTTTTATTATTCTGAAAAGCCCATGTTTTACGGCGGTCAGAATCAGGATAAAGCCATTCGTTTATTTAAAAAATCAAAGTGTAAATATTCCGATAAATTAGTGCACGAGCAACTGATTTCAAACGGAAAAACCGGTATTTTAAAAGAGATCATCCATCATTATTCTTTTAAAAATAAAGAAAACTTTTTAGGAAAGCGGCTGCAATACTCCAGGCTGAGAGCGCAGGAGCTTTTCCTGAGAGATAAAAAACCGAATGCTTTCCATTTTTATATCAAACCGGCTTTTCGTTTTTTTAAACATTATATAATCGAGTTTGGTTTTTTAAATGGAGCCCAGGGAATATCTTTGGCAAAAATAATGTCACAGCACGTTTATATGCGCTATGTTTATTTACAGCAACTGCACGAGAAACTGTCGGCTCCGTCCGGCGGAAAGCTTGCTATCGGATATGAAGCCAAACGTGTTTTTCACAACCGGACAGGTTTAGGAAACTACAGCCGGGATTTGGTGCGTATTCTGAGTCATTTTTACCCGGAAAACAGCTATTTCCTTTACAACCCGAAACCCGCCGGAAAAAAGCTTTTCACTACAGAAGCCGAGAATATTTCCGAAAAATTGCCGACAGGCTGGTTCAACCGCAAATTTTATAATATCTGGCGGCAGTTTACCATTGTTTCCGATCTGAAAAAAGACGGGATCAGAATATTTCACGGACTGTCCGGCGAATTACCATCCGGCCTCAAAAAAGCGGGTATTAAAAGTACGGTGACCATTCATGATTTAATTTTCATGCGTTATCCGGAGTTTTACTCCTACTTTGACCGGAAAATACATTTTTATAAGTTCAAAAAGGCGGCTAAAAATGCCGACAGAGTAATTGCCATCAGTGAGCAGACAAAGGAGGATATTATCCGTTTCCTGTCTGTCCCGGCATCCAAAATAGACGTTATCTATCAGGGCTGCCAGGATGTCTTTAAAGAAAGCTTTACCGAAACGGAAAAACAGGCTGTAGCGGAGAAATTCCATTTACCCAAACAGTTTGTGCTGAATGTCGGTACAGTGGAAGCCCGGAAAAATGTCCTTATCGCTGTAAAAGCCATTAAAAATATCGACACGCATCTGGTTATTATCGGCGGTGAAACGGCTTATACCAAAGAAGTCAAAAAATATATCGAAACACATCAGCTCCAGGAAAAAGTTATTTTCCTGAAAGGGTTAAGCAGCAAAGAATTAGCTATTACTTACCAGCTGGCTACCATTTTTATTTACCCGTCCCTATTTGAAGGCTTCGGAATCCCGATTGTAGAGGCTTTATATTCCAGAACACCTGTTATTACTACTAATTCCGGTGTTTTCCCGGAAGCAGGTGGCCCTGACAGTATTTATGCTGATCCGACAGATAGTGCCGAAATAGCCTCAAAAATAGAATTACTTTTAAATGATGCCGAATTAAGAAAAGAGATAACGGAAAAAGGTTATATGTTTGTACAGAAATTTAACGATTCCGTGATTGCTGATAAAATAATAACGTTGTATAATTCTCTTTAAAAAAAAAATCAATAGTTTCGTTTTACAGAACGAATCATAAACAGAAAAAAATCCCCCCACATGAAAGTCGCCGGTTTTACTTTTATCCGCAATGCGGTCCAAAACGATTACTCCATTGTAGAGGCCATCACGTCTATATTGCCAATTTGTGATGAATTCGTTGTAGCACATGGAAATTCCACTGATACTACACTAGATCTGATTAAAAGTATCAACTCCCCTAAAATCAGAATCATCCAGACCGTTTGGGATGATACGGTTCGTGAAGGCGGAAAAACGTTTGCTCTGGAAACCGATAAGGCTTTTCACGCAATCAGTCCGGATATGGACTGGGCATTTTATATTCAGGGTGACGAATGTGTACATGAAAAATACCTGGATACCATTAAAAAAGAGATGGAGATCTGCCTGAATGACGATCAGGTGCAAGGATTATTATTCAATTACACCCATTTTTACGGTTCTTACGATTATTATGCCCACTCCAGAAGATGGTACCGCAGAGAGATCAGGGTGATCCGGAATTTACCCGGAATGCAGTCTTATAAGGACGCACAGGGATTCCGCTATAAAGGAGAAAAATTAAAAGTAAAGCATATTGACGCGTCCATTTATCACTATGGCTGGGTAAAACCGCCAAGCGGCCTGAAAACAAAAGTAAAAAATACCGGTCGTTTTTATAACAGCGATGATGAATGGATTGACAAAACCTATAATGAAAATTATCAATTTGACTATGGAAATGCAGAAAGGTTATTAAACTTTAAAGGCACCCATCCAAAAGTTTTTCAGGACAGGGTTTCCCGCAGCAACTGGAAATTTTCATTTGATCCG
This region of Flavobacterium inviolabile genomic DNA includes:
- a CDS encoding RNA polymerase sigma factor — its product is MTQEELLPQIYKKDDKAFTLLYEMYAKSLYGIIYNLIKDREEAEDVLQETFVKIWKNMDSYNESKGRFFTWILNIARNTAIDKLRSKNFNNNQKNLSSDNFVHILDDSSKTNNKIDTIGIQEFVKKLKPKCIQLIDLLFFKGYTQQEASEELEIPLGTVKTQNRNCINELRNLLGV
- a CDS encoding anti-sigma factor; protein product: MNTREYIASGTLELYVFGKLSEEENRNVQEMANEFPEVKQEIESIEQAVINLSYSVAPNLSLDNFNTIREQLLEREATVVTMKPKSAWTQYLGWAASIVLLLGAGFLYFEMNQRDILLKDSKKENQSLQKSVVTLEEKNKATETVLNLIQDDKNTVVALAGQTVVPEAKAKVYWNKENQAVYVDAAGLPEPPKGMVYQVWALKLNPLTPTSIGLLEQTGIVGNSKIYKVDNAAEAEAFGITLEPAGGSASPTLEQLYTLGKV
- a CDS encoding SIR2 family NAD-dependent protein deacylase; amino-acid sequence: MKKKLVVLSGAGISAESGIKTFRDADGLWEGHDIMEVASPIGWAKNKTLVLDFYNKRRAQLLAVQPNTAHQILAALEQEFEVHIITQNVDDLHERAGSTNVLHLHGELFKVSSTRNPDYILDWKTDLNIGDTDPEGNQLRPHIVWFGEEVPAIETAVPIVEQADYLLVIGTSLQVYPAAGLMHYTRNTTPVYYIDPKPASIGSLSNPLKVIPLSGSEGMKVLQDELLSALKKI
- the purB gene encoding adenylosuccinate lyase gives rise to the protein MHLTELSAISPIDGRYRNKTVSLSHYFSEEALIKYRVLVEVEYFIALCELPLPQLANVDKNLFGDLRKIYEDFSTEEALWIKETEKTTNHDVKAVEYFIKAAFDKLGLQQYKEFIHFGLTSQDINNTAIPLSTKEAFEKVYVPSLISVVSRLKELSIEWKDVPMLARTHGQPASPTRLGKEIGVFVERLEEQMRLLFNVPFAAKFGGATGNYNAHVVAYPAIDWRKFGNNFVEEALGLHHSFPTTQIEHYDHFAAFFDALKRINTILIDLDRDIWTYVSMDYFKQKIKAGEIGSSAMPHKVNPIDFENSEGNLGIANAIFEHLSAKLPLSRLQRDLTDSTVLRNVGVPIGHTIIGFEATLKGLNKLLLNADKFEEDLEKNWAVVAEAIQTILRREAYPNPYEALKDLTRTNTVINKEAIHNFIGTLNVSDTIKAELLKITPSNYLGI
- the guaB gene encoding IMP dehydrogenase, with the translated sequence MKAHTAKIIGEGLTYDDVLLVPNYSEILPREVSIKTRFSKNITLNVPVVSAAMDTVTESAMAIAMAQEGGIGVLHKNMTIEQQAGEVRKVKRAESGMIIDPVTLPLNATVGDAKLAMREFSIGGIPVVDDNQILKGIVTNRDLRFEKDNARSIIEVMTSQNLVTAGEGTTLATAEEILQANKIEKLPVVNKDNKLVGLITFRDITKLTQKPNANKDKFGRLRVAAALGVTADAVDRATALVNAGVDAVIIDTAHGHTKGVVDVLKLVKQKFPELDVVVGNIATPEAALYLAQNGADAVKVGIGPGSICTTRVVAGVGFPQFSAVLEVAAALKGTGVPVIADGGIRYTGDIPKAIAAGADCVMLGSLLAGTKESPGETIIFEGRKFKSYRGMGSVEAMKEGSKDRYFQDVEDDVKKLVPEGIVGRVPYKGELNESMLQFVGGLRAGMGYCGAKDIATLQETGRFVRITASGIGESHPHNVTITKEAPNYSR
- a CDS encoding cation:proton antiporter domain-containing protein, with translation MLTAETVTNASHHLYPLISDLGLILMTAGVSVLLFKKIKQPLVLGYLVAGFLAGNNFDFFPSITDIKSVEVWAEIGVIFLLFSLGLEFSFKKLMKVGGTASITAIVQIISMIFVGYLSGQWMGWSQMDSIFLGAILSMSSTTIILRAFDELNVKGKKYAGIVFGALIVEDIVAILLMVLLSTIAVSQQFSGGELFESVLKLLFFLILWFVGGIFFIPTLLKKAKNLLNEETLLIISLALCLMMVILATNAGFSPALGAFIMGSIIAETTQAERIEHLIKPVKDLFGAVFFVSVGMLINPDTLVEYALPVFLITLITIFGKTISTAAGALISGQPLKQSVQAGMSLAQIGEFSFIIATLGMTLKVTSDFLYPIVVAVSAVTTFTTPFMIKMSLPVYEKLEKILPQKWVTAIDTYSTNSQSIKATSNWQIVLKAKLTQIVINSVIIIAIILLSDRYISPLVADSKFGNAVAALITLVIIAPFLWALSLRRVAEKAMDELRKERKYRGPLIMLILTRMGLALFFIGFLLNNFFSPIVAFLALIIATASYFIFPKKLHAQYEKIENHFLKNFNDREIARAQKTRDDLTPWDGHMANFEIAKESNLAGKKLQDLKVREKLGVNIAFIKRGEIMINIPTRTERLFPGDEICVIGTDDQVQNFKAYLDQNEIEVPETVADAQIVLQQYELNNEDFIGKSIRESQLREKTGGLVVGIERNGERILNPESHLVLEKNDILWLVGDKKLLSSFFKN